CGGTGTATTCGCTGTAATTGGGTATTCATCAACACTGGTTTTAGTGGACTGTGAGTCGACGACACATGGACACTATAATGAAACAGAAGAAAGTGATGATAATGAAGAAGGAAAACagaataaagatgaaaacaaTTCTGAACATGAAGGCAGACAGGATGAAGATACAAATGATTCTATTGAAAAGCTTGAacgaaaagaagaagaaaactCAGAGCAAAGTGATGACAACAAAGAAAATGACCACAATGATGGCGAACCCGTAATGTTCAAAGAGGTAGACCACACTAATGACGTCAGCAATGATAAGATGTATGAAGAACCACCACGTGTAAACGATGTATTACAGGACCTTGTGACAGTCAACGATGAGAAACATGAAATttcaactaggcctactactacaatGAGTTTATACTTTCTAAAATACATAACTGTGTTCAGACGAAAGGATTTTGTAACAGCTTTACTAGGAGTACTGTTAACAGCCACTGCTGTATTGTTTTCGTATATCAGTGTTGTGAGTTCACATTGAAGCAATCCACACAGATTTTAgggccttaagctctgtctacactatcaaactagtttgacaaaaaagtgtgatgtgcccaaatatggtagtggtatgacatcatcatgtccatatatgggcacatcacattttttgtcacataaactttgataatgtggacagagctttagacccaataaatgtattactaatcaatcataccattttgttaataataatatactttttaggCTATTTTCCAATTTACCATGTCACCGTGTTTGACAACACAGAGCTTTTAGACGACCTCCTAGGCATGGGCTTACTATTCAGACAAAAGACCCCACAAACCTGTTTCAAAATAGACTTTGTTTAAGTTTGTTTcctatactattatatttaactTCTTCTAGGGAAACTTTCTGTTTCAAAAGGGCGTGGAGAAGGTAAATATATCCATCGTTATGCTTTGGATGGGTTTTGGTGACGTCATTGGAAGGATACTGACAGCAGTATGTTCTGATAGACTTCCCGTGTCCAGACTTTGCCAATACGCAATAACTGACATCGTCGCAGCCGTAACGTCTATTTGTTTACCGTTCATTTCGACTGAAAAGGGCCTTACAGTGGCCTTATTTGGTAAATATTCAGTTTATTAAAAGACaaattaatagtaggcctataacatacatatacagtattaaacaaTAATCGTACCAGGTCTGTCGGTCAATAACTGCATCATGTCGATACTTTTCTTTTAGTTCTAAGCATGCCTCGTgctgttttaaacattttaccgGCAGCTCTATCAACGGAAATTTCAACGGATGAAACGCGACCTGAAGCAATGGCCCTTGTATATTTAATGTTCGGCATTGGGGCACTTATCACGCCATATATTACAGGTAAGATGTTAttgatataacaataataattatatcgaCAAAAATTACCAAACTAACCAAATTAACGCATGCGTGCCGTATGACGTAATATGTCAGGTCATAGTTCAGCGCGTAATCAAACATCGCCCGGAACTCCATTCCCCAACCCGTCCAAATAAAAATCGCGCTCCTGAAATAATCGGAATTTTACTTTCTTATATTTCAAGATTCTATTTATGACGTCACTGGGACGTATGACCTGACCTGGATTATCTGTACAGCTCTTTACGTCATCGCAGCCATTTTCTTTTTACTTGCATTACAcattaagaaacaaaacaacGTATTGGTTTACGATCGAGTGGAAAAAACAGAAATTACAGCAGaattatgattatattaa
This region of Antedon mediterranea chromosome 8, ecAntMedi1.1, whole genome shotgun sequence genomic DNA includes:
- the LOC140056417 gene encoding uncharacterized protein — its product is MSCDTKGICDFFKKHWSIVIVFTAFINNIFYSGFIHSYNLLYLELHNTFNSTATQTGIPGAVSVSLFSGCCIFVTFIFQKIGHQKTVILGVTLCCLGLLVSSFSQRITWLYITYGVFYGFGICCIYMSFTDKIMRSFKKRYSSTVTCTAFIGASLGIMLAPVIEWLYKQYKWRVTLRIFSGVFAVIGYSSTLVLVDCESTTHGHYNETEESDDNEEGKQNKDENNSEHEGRQDEDTNDSIEKLERKEEENSEQSDDNKENDHNDGEPVMFKEVDHTNDVSNDKMYEEPPRVNDVLQDLVTVNDEKHEISTRPTTTMSLYFLKYITVFRRKDFVTALLGVLLTATAVLFSYISVGNFLFQKGVEKVNISIVMLWMGFGDVIGRILTAVCSDRLPVSRLCQYAITDIVAAVTSICLPFISTEKGLTVALFVLSMPRAVLNILPAALSTEISTDETRPEAMALVYLMFGIGALITPYITDSIYDVTGTYDLTWIICTALYVIAAIFFLLALHIKKQNNVLVYDRVEKTEITAEL